A section of the Humulus lupulus chromosome 2, drHumLupu1.1, whole genome shotgun sequence genome encodes:
- the LOC133814259 gene encoding uncharacterized protein LOC133814259: MDEVQYWNSALVCYVLGANPPIHVIEGFLRRIWKQQNLDRVSLLTHGIFLVRFHSVEDRDRILKGGYQFFDKKPLIMKAWDPDVRFTKEDVWKVPVWVQLRNLELKYWGERSMAKIVSSLGNLIKPDQATQNRDKLQFARVLVEMDVSASFSNQICFEDEKGQLIYIEVLYEWKPDKCDICKGIGHTSDMCKKVKMVEHIRKEATVNEVQVGEVLCEMRSIIDGGGDPPPIDG; this comes from the exons ATGGATGAGGTTCAATATTGGAATTCAGCTCTTGTCTGCTATGTATTAGGAGCGAATCCTCCGATTCATGTGATTGAAGGATTTTTGAGGAGAATATGGAAGCAGCAGAATTTGGATAGAGTGAGTTTACTCACCCATGGCATTTTTTTGGTGAGGTTTCACTCGGTTGAGGATAGAGACCGCATTCTTAAAGGAGGATACCAGTTTTTTGATAAAAAACCTTTAATCATGAAGGCTTGGGATCCTGATGTGAGGTTTACTAAAGAAGATGTTTGGAAAGTACCTGTTTGGGTTCAATTGAGGAATCTGGAGTTGAAGTATTGGGGAGAGAGATCAATGGCAAAGATTGTCAGCTCCTTAGGGAATTTGATCAAACCCGATCAAGCCACACAGAATAGAGATAAACTCCAGTTTGCTAGAGTGTTAGTAGAAATGGATGTTTCAGCTAGTTTTTCTAACCAAATTTGCTTTGAAGATGAAAAAGGGCAGTTAATATATATTGAGGTCTTGTATGAGTGGAAGCCAGATAAGTGTGATATTTGTAAGGGAATTGGTCATACAAGTGATATGTGTAAGAAGGTGAAGATGGTGGAGCATATCCGGAAG GAAGCTACTGTTAATGAGGTGCAAGTTGGAGAGGTGCTTTGTGAGATGAGGTCCATTATTGATGGAGGGGGTGACCCTCCACCAATAGATGGATAG
- the LOC133814258 gene encoding uncharacterized protein LOC133814258: MIHNKQIGFVGLLETKVKACNLGALYLKMFRGWCLSHNLAHHHNGRILVAWNPLSFEVDIKGSSSQFMHCLLRPKGGEWFALTVIYAVNDSKGREILWTDLVQLAVGMTIPWIVGGDFNAVLSTDDIMDYRGNATEMIPFQKCVEDCDLEDIKFNGSFFTWNNKQEGKDRIYAKLDRFLANRQWRDKYSTTEVTFLPEGEFDHSPGLLSIYPLMQNIKKPFRYFNFWKNLVGFTDIVKKSWLVKIEGSPMYCLVSRLKHLKMGLKELNRHGKGNVEIQDHDSYNNLIQIQQKLQSNPGNFQLIEEEKKARQVYREVHKNYMSFLSQKAKISWLKSGDENTKLFHASLKKRMQHNTIYSIQDQDEEVKEALNSIPDDKAPGPDGFSSGFFKDTWDVIGVELTKAILSFLNSGRLLKQINVSTVTLVPKLVCPKSVSDYRPISCCNVVYKIASKMICKRLREVLPDIISENQSGFIKGRRIAHNIMICQDMVRGYDRKSAKSACLFKIDLQKAYDTLDWDFLKEMLEALKFPKKFTNLIMECVTTTRFSFSINGAHHGFLQAKRGLRQGDPISPLLFVICMEYLTRILSKVAKEAEFKFHPRCQSLKLTHLCFADDLLLFCKGDYISAHLLLKGFKLFSNSSGLKANISKSAVYGAGMNSNTIDRLVALSGFQKCSLPFQYLGMKICAKRISKADCVSLVDKMVSRIRIWSSRNLSYAGRIVLINSVLLSINSYWSQLVILPRSVLQRIIQVCRAYLWKGVDWSCNTGHVSWSVICRSKSEGGLSIRDISLWNFCAMGKHVWDISSKKDNLWVKWVNTIYIKQGDWWNHVAPIDASWYWKRIVRVKDKLKFVFSHQEFHSFNFTIASLVSKLNIVAGRWQFAMIWDRFSYPKHRVIIWLALLDRLPTLDRIQRYKPLQSLVCLLCGNVVECHSHLFFSCCVRSKILVEVLQWCNIAYQGNNLKYLLKWIGKKKFLKAEGRFLSA; encoded by the exons ATGATTCATAATAAACAAATAGGATTTGTTGGTCTCCTTGAGACTAAGGTTAAGGCTTGTAATTTAGGAGCCTTATACCTTAAAATGTTTCGGGGTTGGTGTTTGTCTCATAATTTGGCGCATCATCATAATGGGAGAATTCTTGTTGCTTGGAATCCTTTGAGTTTTGAGGTTGATATTAAAGGGAGTTCAAGTCAGTTTATGCATTGTTTGTTGAGACCGAAAGGTGGAGAGTGGTTTGCCTTAACTGTTATTTACGCTGTTAATGACAGTAAAGGCAGAGAAATTTTATGGACTGATCTGGTTCAATTAGCAGTTGGCATGACTATTCCTTGGATAGTTGGAGGAGATTTTAATGCTGTTTTGAGTACTGATGACATAATGGATTATAGGGGTAATGCTACTGAGATGATCCCTTTTCAGAAATGTGTTGAAGATTGTGATCTTGAAGATATTAAGTTCAATGGTAGTTTCTTTACTTGGAACAACAAACAGGAAGGCAAAGATAGGATATATGCAAAATTAGACAGATTTTTAGCTAACAGACAGTGGAGGGATAAATATAGTACAACTGAGGTGACTTTTCTCCCCGAAGGTGAGTTTGATCATTCTCCTGGTCTTCTCTCCATATATCCTCTTATGCAGAATATCAAAAAGCCTTTCAGATATTTTAACTTTTGGAAAAATCTGGTTGGTTTTACTGATATTGTGAAGAAATCTTGGTTGGTCAAAATAGAAGGTTCTCCTATGTACTGTTTAGTCTCTCGTCTGAAGCATCTCAAAATGGGATTAAAAGAATTGAATAGACATGGCAAAGGCAATGTAGAGATTCAAGATCATGATAgctataataatttaattcagaTTCAACAGAAATTGCAAAGTAATCCTGGCAATTTTCAGCTTATTGAGGAAGAAAAAAAGGCTCGGCAGGTGTATAGAGAAGTACACAAGAATTACATGAGTTTTCTTAGTCAAAAAGCTAAGATTTCTTGGCTCAAAAGTGGAGATGAGAATACTAAATTATTTCATGCTAGTCTGAAGAAGAGAATGCAGCACAATACAATATATTCTATTCAAGACCAGGATG AAGAAGTTAAAGAGGCTCTGAATTCTATTCCGGATGATAAAGCTCCAGGACCAGATGGTTTTAGTAGTGGTTTTTTTAAGGATACTTGGGATGTGATAGGGGTTGAGCTGACTAAAGCTATTCTCTCTTTTTTGAATTCTGGTCGTCTGCTGAAACAGATTAATGTCTCCACTGTTACTTTGGTTCCAAAATTGGTCTGTCCGAAATCAGTGAGTGATTATAGACCAATTTCTTGCTGCAATGTGGTCTATAAAATTGCTTCTAAAATGATTTGTAAGAGATTAAGAGAAGTGCTCCCTGATATCATATCCGAAAATCAAAGTGGGTTTATTAAAGGAAGGCGTATTGCTCATAATATTATGATTTGTCAAGACATGGTTAGGGGTTATGACAGGAAGAGTGCTAAGTCAGCTTGTTTGTTCAAGATAGATCTTCAAAAAGCGTATGATACTCTTGATTGGGATTTTCTAAAAGAAATGCTTGAAGCCTTAAAGTTTCCAAAAAAATTTACCAATCTTATTATGGAGTGTGTTACTACCACTCGGTTTTCTTTCTCCATTAATGGTGCTCATCATGGTTTTCTTCAAGCTAAAAGAGGTTTACGTCAAGGCGATCCAATCTCGCCTCTTCTTTTTGTGATTTGTATGGAGTATTTGACTAGAATCTTAAGCAAGGTAGCTAAGGAGGCTGAGTTTAAATTTCATCCTCGATGCCAAAGTTTAAAGCTCACTCATCTTTGTTTTGCGGATGATCTTCTTTTATTTTGTAAAGGAGATTACATTTCTGCTCATTTATTGCTGAAAGGTTTTAAATTGTTTTCTAATTCCTCTGGTCTCAAAGCGAATATTAGTAAATCCGCAGTCTATGGGGCAGGTATGAATTCGAATACTATAGATAGACTTGTGGCTTTATCTGGTTTTCAGAAATGTAGTTTGCCTTTTCAGTATCTAGGCATGAAGATTTGTGCTAAAAGGATCTCTAAAGCTGACTGTGTGAGTTTGGTGGATAAGATGGTTAGTAGGATTAGAATTTGGAGCAGTAGGAATTTGTCTTATGCCGGTAGAATTGTGTTAATAAATTCAGTTCTTCTTTCTATAAACTCCTACTGGTCTCAATTAGTGATTCTTCCTCGTTCAGTTTTGCAAAGAATTATACAAGTTTGTAGAGCTTATTTGTGGAAAGGGGTTGATTGGAGTTGTAATACGGGCCATGTTTCTTGGTCTGTTATTTGCCGGTCTAAATCAGAGGGAGGATTGAGTATTAGAGATATTTCCTTATGGAATTTTTGTGCCATGGGTAAACATGTTTGGGATATTTCCTCTAAGAAGGACAACTTATGGGTTAAATGGGTGAACACAATCTACATTAAACAAGGAGATTGGTGGAATCATGTAGCGCCGATAGATGCTAGCTGGTATTGGAAACGGATAGTACGAGTGAAAGATAAACTCAAATTTGTGTTTTCTCACCAAGAGTTTCACAGTTTCAATTTTACTATAGCGTCTCTAGTGTCTAAATTGAATATAGTTGCTGGCAGGTGGCAGTTTGCTATGATTTGGGACAGATTTTCTTATCCCAAACATAGAGTTATTATTTGGCTAGCTCTCCTTGACAGATTACCGACTCTTGATAGAATTCAGAGATATAAACCTCTTCAGAGTCTTGTTTGTTTGCTGTGTGGGAATGTTGTAGAGTGCCACTCGCACCTGTTTTTCTCTTGTTGTGTTAGATCTAAAATCCTGGTTGAGGTTCTGCAGTGGTGTAATATAGCTTATCAAGGGAATAATCTCAAGTACCTGCTGAAGtggattggaaaaaaaaaatttctcaagGCAGAAGGAAGATTTTTATCAGCATAA